A portion of the Calothrix sp. 336/3 genome contains these proteins:
- a CDS encoding MAPEG family protein encodes MPIFLYSIAAAAVLIYFPYMAVGYARARVGYDLSAPRAMFDKLPPYGQRATWAHQNSFETFMVYSVAAMMAYVTGVNSQLASSVAIAFPVARFFYSIFYIADIPLLRSLMFGIGSFSCATLFVSSIMKVMN; translated from the coding sequence ATGCCTATTTTTTTATACTCAATTGCTGCCGCCGCCGTCTTGATATATTTTCCCTATATGGCTGTTGGCTATGCCCGTGCCCGTGTTGGTTATGATTTATCTGCACCCCGTGCCATGTTTGATAAATTACCACCCTATGGTCAACGGGCAACCTGGGCACATCAAAACTCCTTTGAAACCTTTATGGTGTACTCAGTTGCAGCGATGATGGCATATGTCACAGGAGTTAATTCTCAGTTAGCTTCCAGTGTAGCGATCGCCTTCCCCGTGGCACGGTTTTTCTACTCCATTTTTTACATTGCTGATATTCCCCTGTTACGCTCTCTGATGTTTGGCATTGGCTCCTTCAGTTGTGCTACCCTCTTCGTTTCCAGCATCATGAAAGTTATGAATTAG